The stretch of DNA CGCGCCGAACGCGAACTGGGTCAGGCCCATCAAAATGGCCAGCACGAACAGGACGGGAATGGAGACGCGCGCCCACGCGGCGAACGCGAAAACCAGCATGAACAGCACGGAGACCACCAGCGCGGGCCAGCCGACCTTGCGCTGGCCGAACCGGTCGAAAAGACGGGCGTAGAACGGCGTGACGACGGCGACGGCGAGGATGTAGGCCGCGCTCATCGTGCCGGCAATCGTCCAGTTGTTGTACATATGGTTCAACGCAAGCACGATCCCCAGGCTCATCATCGAGATCGGAAGCCTGGCCACCGCTCCGGAAATACAGAACGCCTTGGCCCCAGGAATGGCGAAAAGCCGCCCGTACGGCGACTTGTGACGCTGGCTCGACGAAGAACGCACCACGTTGCTCATTTACTTTCCACGATCCTTTCCGACAAGTCAGGATGAGGGGCGGCATCAAAATCGCGGTTTCCCCATGCCGAAACCAGCGAATCATCGCAAGACATGTCAACTACATCATTCAATGCTTTCAATGTATGTATCCAGTCTATCCGTTCTAGTCGGACGAAAGCCCGCAGCGTAACTCTTCGGTTCCGATACAGAAACGGAATCATGGAACAAACCTTGCCGAATACACGAAAAGCGGCACACGGCCGCTTTCCGAAATCCGGCAAAGGCAAACATACCAATCCATCGGTATTCATTGCATGATATCAACCGCGGTTCGTACCGCTCTCAAAGATCTATGCAACGACCTGCTTGACCTTGGCGGGGACGCCGGCGTAGATGAACATCTTGGTGGGAGCCAGCTGCGGGTCGCGGCCGTCGTCGGGATGACGCTGCTCGTCGCGCTCGGCGACACGCTTGAGGCCATGACGGTCGTAGAAGCTTACGTCGCAATCCGAGTCGGTGTGCAGATAGAACATCGGCACTTGCGAGCGCTCGAAATAATCCATGGTGCGGCTCCACAGCGCTCCTCCGACACCGTGGCCTCGGGAGGCGGAGGAGACCAGGAACAGCTCGACTTCGGCAGGCGCCTTGGCGTTGATGCCGGACTGGCGCTCCATGCGCCGCTCGATCTCAAAGCCGAGTTCCGTGTCCGCCAGCGCGTTGTGCCCGGCCGGGGTGGAGTTGAGCCGTTCGTCGATTTTCGCCATCTCCTGCGCGACGTTGCCGAACATCACCGGCTGGCCGGGAACCCGGGAAAGCGCGACGCCCATGAATTCGCCGTTCTTGTGGGCAATCTCGCCGCGCGTCGACGGCGCGATATAATGCAATACAAAGTGGTAGGAGAGCAGCATCGAAAGCTTACTGTCGTTGCCGGTAAGTCCATAATGTCCCCAGGTCTCGTCGAACTGCCGGGTAATGGCCTCGACGTCACTCCAGATCATCGGGGAATACACCACTCCGATTCCGCCGTCACCGTTCGCAATATTGTGCATACGTCCTTTTCCTCCGTAGTTATTGAGCGCCTGGCGCCTGCCGGCCCCTACCGGCACGGCCGTTCATCTTCCGGCCAGAAACTTTGTTGAAAGTCAAGTCAAAAATCAAACCACTACATCATACCCATCATCTGTTACGCTGCGAGCCATACTCGCCCAATCGGCGCGTTTGAACGCTCGCTGAGCGCAAACCACGGATACTATAGCACCGCGCGTTATACATCTTTGCCTTTTGTGTCTAGCTTTTAGCGCAAACACCTGCCACGTTTACCAACATTCGCCCCTCAGCGCCGACGTTTCGTCCTCATCGCTGACCGCTAGTCCTCATCGCCGGAAACCGGGATCCCGGCGTTCAGCTCCTTCAGGATTTCGGGTTTGGACTTGGGCTTGGCATGTTCCTCACGGCGGTCCTCGCTGGCGACACTGACGTAATACAATGTGGCGTCGATGCTGTCGAGCGGAATGCCTTTCATCTGCGCGAACATCAGCCGGTACATGTCGAGCTGGGCAAGTTTGCGGTCGATGTCCTCCGGCGTCATCGGCCTCTTGCCGGTCTTCCAATCGACGATGGTGAAGCGTTTCGTCGCATCGGTTTCATCGAGCCCGCCATAGAAGACCGCGTCAAGTTTGCCATTGACGATGCGGTCACCGAGCTCGGGGATGGCGACGACGATCTGCTCTTCGGCAGCGTACGGGCGGCGCGACGCCCAACGGCCTTCGACCAGTCTGCGCTGCCACGCGAGAATCTTGCGATCCGTCGCGCTCTGTTCGGGCTGGGGGTGCCGTTCGGCTTGCTCGAGACCGGCGATCAGCGAGGCGCGGGTCTCGAGCTCACCACCAGCCGCAATGGCCGCAACACCGTCGTCGGCAGGCATGTCGGCAACCTCATCGACACCGTACGCATCGATGAAGCGCTGCGCCCAGGCATGGAAACGCGTGCCGGCCTGCGCTGCCGGCGAGGCCACGCGAGGAATCGGACGCACAAGAGCGCGCCAATACTCACGGCTCTCCCTGGCGCTCATGTTGCCGGCGCTGGCCTGCAACGAAGTGACATTCTGGCGGCGGCTGGCAAGAATGCGCTCACCGCGCCGACGAACGACGACATCCAATGCGTCGGTGGTTTCGGCGCGGGAAGCGTTGCGGTGCGGGCGACTGGCCACCGCGTCGGATACGTCGTCGAACGCGTTACCAGGCATGCTGCCATTGCCGTTCCAGGACGCGCCCCCACCATTGCCGTTCCCACTGTCATTGCCGAACAAACGATCGGCTCTGCTACCGTCGCCGTTTTGCACGACTTGCGTTGACGGCATCAGATCGTCGTCGGCCAACAGCATACGCGTGCGCTTGGCGAGCGACTGGCCTTCGGGCAAATCGGCGGCTATGCGGTCGACCGCAAGTGCGACGGCATCGTTTTCATCTTGGATGCCGGCTTCTCGGGCCTGGGCTGCGACGGGGTTGCCGGCCTCGCCTTGGACGTCGGCTGCCCCGCCATCGCCGGCCCTGCTGCTCTCGACCCGACCCACCAGACGCTCGCGCATCTGCCGGGTCAATACAGCCGAACGATGCAACCGACCCGCCATCGACTCACTCAACGAGGCGGGCCACGGCAAGGTTTCGTCCGCCTGCTCTCGTTCGTCCTCGTCCAAAGGCGTCTGCCAAGCCTCCTCGACGATGGCCCGTACATATTCCTTGGCGTTTGAGCCGACAAAAAGGCCGTCTGGCCTGGGAGCGTTCAATTGTGCCAACGAGCGGGGATCGTCCGAATCCGCATCTGCTGCACTTCCGGTTTCGACATCGCTATTGCCAGCACCGGCATGCCCAACCGCCGGATTATCACTTTGTGATATATCCTCGATACTCGCGCCTTCAACATAGGCCAAGTTGCCGCTATCGCTATCGGAGACCTGCGTATCGTCCTCGACCACGACCACATCATCCCGGTATGCCAAAGCGTCATGCACTTCGGTAAGGAAATTCGAGGGCTTGGCATCGTGGCCCGATCCGGCCGCCGCGGGGTCGCGCGAGAGTTCGGCGTGACGGCTGTAGGTCATCAATACTTCTTCGCGGGCGCGCGTCAACGCGACGTAAGCGAGCCGGCGTTCGTCGGCGTGCAACCGGCGGCCGTATTCCTCCTGCTGCGACAGATAGATTGCGCCACTGCCGTCACAAGACGTGGTTGTGCCCGAATCAAGCGCGTCGCCGTCACTTCCGTCGATCGCGTCGAAGGCCCGCATCAGCCCCTCGGACTCGTTGCCCACCACCTCCACGCTGGAAAGCTGTCGCAACGCCTCAAGCGGGTCGTCGCCGATCCCTGCGTCGTGCGGGAAGCGGGGCAGGATATCGGCGTCGGCACGCACCGGGACGGGCACGGCAGCGGGGTTGTCGAGCCAGGTATTGGCCGTCTCGTGGTATTGCGGAGCCTGCCAGACGCCCTCTTTCAAGCCGCCGATATGATCTTCGTCCAGATCGATCTTGAGCCTGTCGCCCTGATTGGACGGGAAGCCCGTGGCCTTCATACCGACCATGGCCACGGCATCCCATTCAAGGCCCTTGGACTGGTGGATGGTCATCAGCACCACGTCGACCGGTTCGTCGGGCACCGCCGCCGTCTCGTCGGGGATGCTCTTCAGGGAATCCACCCAGGAGACGAATCCGCGCAGCGTTGGCGTGGCACCTTCAGTGATTTCCTGCGTATAGGTGTTGACCAGATCCACCAAAGCGTTCATCGGCGAACGAGCCAGAGCCGGATCCACCTGTTTTCCAGATTCCTGAATGGCCTGGGCCACGACCGTATCGATATCCAGATCGAGCGCTTCGATGGCGGTTTCGATGATCTCGACAAGGGCATGGTTGGCGACGGCATTGACCTGCCGCAAAACTCCCGCCGCATGACGGATGGCGGCAAGTCCGGACGCGCTGAAAAGCGAGGCGACACGAGGCGAATCCAGGGAGGACCCGAGCTTGTCGTCACTCAGTACGTCGGCCAAGAAGACCATGTTGGGCACCTGATCACGATGCTCGGCGACCAGTTTTGCCCGGTTTTCCGGCTTGGCGTCCGCCGGTACGAGTCCGGAGGCGGCCAAGGCACGGAAGCGGTATTCGTCGTTGCGCCGGCTGGCGAGCTTGGCCAGAGCCTCCAAATCGCTGCTGCCCAAGCCGAAGCGCGGCGTTGCCAAAAGACGCATCAGGGCGCCCGAGTCCGTGTGATCGGCAACGACGTGCAGCAAAGCCAGCACATCACGGATTTCAGGCCGGTCCAGAAGGGCCGAATAGCCGACGGTCAGCGTCGTCAGTCCCGCTTTACGCAACCTTAAAGCGAATTGCGGCATGGTGCTCTTGCCTCTAAACAGGACGGCCACATGCGGCCGGACGTCTTTGCGTCCCGGGTCTTTGGGCGTATGCCTGGCGATGGAGGTTTTGGCGAACCGTACCACGGCATCGATCTCCTGGCCGAGCGTGTCGAAACCGAGCACGCCCAACGTGCCTTCCTTGGCTGTGTCGATCGTGGTCAACGCCGGCACCGGCACCTCGCGCATCGGCGAACTCGATGGCGTCGCCTGAGGCGAGCGCAGTGGCTGGGTCAGGTCGTTGGCGGCTTCGAGCACCACCCGGGCATTGCGTCGGGTGACGCTCAGCGAATACGGCTTGGCACTCTCGTCCATACCGAAATCGCGTTGGAACATGCGGAACGCGCCCGGGCTGGCACCACGCCAGGCATAGATGGACTGGAAGGGGTCACCCACGGCATTGACCGCGGAATGCCGTGATGGTGACGCAGAAGAAGTGGAATCGTCAGGATGGAACAAGGCGGCGATCAGCGCGGCCTGGGTGGTGGACGTGTCCTGATATTCGTCGAGCAGGACGTGGGTATAGCGGTGGCGCAGACGCTCGCCGATCGAGGGGAAACGGGTGATCAATGCGTAGGCGGCGACGGTGAAATCGTTGAATTCCGCCATATTGAGCTGCTGCTTGCGTTCGTGGTAACGCTCGACCAAGGTCAACAGGACTTCGCGTTTTTGGGCGACACTACGCAACCCCGCGCTGCGAAAGACGGCGAGACCATGGCCAGCTGCACGGTAATCGGCGATGCGCTCGGCGAATTGCTCGTCGCGCTCCTTCTTCCTGCGCTTCGGCGGTTTTCCGGGTTTCGGTTCGTCTTCAGGCACGGCTTCCTCGCCGATGACAGCGTCCATCTGCGCGATGAACGCCTGATCCCACGCGCGTATACGGGTAATGGCGTCGGGGACGCTCACGCAATGCTCGCCGATCATCGAGCCGCTGATGGCGTTGGAAAGGCTCAGCACGCTGGCGACGATATCGGCAAATCCGCCGAATCCCTGCCCGCGCAGGATGTCCATGTTCTCGTCGATGACGGAGACTGCAAGCTGGTGGGCTCCGGCCTCGCTCAGCGGCTGGGTGTTCTGGTCGAAGCCGACCAAGAGACCGTACTGGCGCACGATGGACTGGAAGAAGGCGTCGTAGGTGGAGACCTGCGGTTTGAGAAACACGTTGGCGCGACGCGGGGCGCCGGCAACGCTCGCCACGGCCTCGTTCGCCCGTGCGTTTTCGGCCACCGCGCCGGACACACGGCCCAGCAGCTCGGAGGCGGCCTTGCGCGTGAAGGTCAGCCCGAGGATCTTCTCGGGCGGCACGCCGACCTCGATCAGGTTGATGATGCGACGGGTCATGGTGTAGGTCTTGCCCGATCCGGCGCCGGCGACCACGAGCACGTCGGCGTCTTCGGGCGCGTTGATGACGGCTGCCTG from Bifidobacterium sp. ESL0800 encodes:
- a CDS encoding GNAT family N-acetyltransferase produces the protein MHNIANGDGGIGVVYSPMIWSDVEAITRQFDETWGHYGLTGNDSKLSMLLSYHFVLHYIAPSTRGEIAHKNGEFMGVALSRVPGQPVMFGNVAQEMAKIDERLNSTPAGHNALADTELGFEIERRMERQSGINAKAPAEVELFLVSSASRGHGVGGALWSRTMDYFERSQVPMFYLHTDSDCDVSFYDRHGLKRVAERDEQRHPDDGRDPQLAPTKMFIYAGVPAKVKQVVA
- a CDS encoding UvrD-helicase domain-containing protein, producing MKRRTGDTGDTVKTANTDSPEQAAVINAPEDADVLVVAGAGSGKTYTMTRRIINLIEVGVPPEKILGLTFTRKAASELLGRVSGAVAENARANEAVASVAGAPRRANVFLKPQVSTYDAFFQSIVRQYGLLVGFDQNTQPLSEAGAHQLAVSVIDENMDILRGQGFGGFADIVASVLSLSNAISGSMIGEHCVSVPDAITRIRAWDQAFIAQMDAVIGEEAVPEDEPKPGKPPKRRKKERDEQFAERIADYRAAGHGLAVFRSAGLRSVAQKREVLLTLVERYHERKQQLNMAEFNDFTVAAYALITRFPSIGERLRHRYTHVLLDEYQDTSTTQAALIAALFHPDDSTSSASPSRHSAVNAVGDPFQSIYAWRGASPGAFRMFQRDFGMDESAKPYSLSVTRRNARVVLEAANDLTQPLRSPQATPSSSPMREVPVPALTTIDTAKEGTLGVLGFDTLGQEIDAVVRFAKTSIARHTPKDPGRKDVRPHVAVLFRGKSTMPQFALRLRKAGLTTLTVGYSALLDRPEIRDVLALLHVVADHTDSGALMRLLATPRFGLGSSDLEALAKLASRRNDEYRFRALAASGLVPADAKPENRAKLVAEHRDQVPNMVFLADVLSDDKLGSSLDSPRVASLFSASGLAAIRHAAGVLRQVNAVANHALVEIIETAIEALDLDIDTVVAQAIQESGKQVDPALARSPMNALVDLVNTYTQEITEGATPTLRGFVSWVDSLKSIPDETAAVPDEPVDVVLMTIHQSKGLEWDAVAMVGMKATGFPSNQGDRLKIDLDEDHIGGLKEGVWQAPQYHETANTWLDNPAAVPVPVRADADILPRFPHDAGIGDDPLEALRQLSSVEVVGNESEGLMRAFDAIDGSDGDALDSGTTTSCDGSGAIYLSQQEEYGRRLHADERRLAYVALTRAREEVLMTYSRHAELSRDPAAAGSGHDAKPSNFLTEVHDALAYRDDVVVVEDDTQVSDSDSGNLAYVEGASIEDISQSDNPAVGHAGAGNSDVETGSAADADSDDPRSLAQLNAPRPDGLFVGSNAKEYVRAIVEEAWQTPLDEDEREQADETLPWPASLSESMAGRLHRSAVLTRQMRERLVGRVESSRAGDGGAADVQGEAGNPVAAQAREAGIQDENDAVALAVDRIAADLPEGQSLAKRTRMLLADDDLMPSTQVVQNGDGSRADRLFGNDSGNGNGGGASWNGNGSMPGNAFDDVSDAVASRPHRNASRAETTDALDVVVRRRGERILASRRQNVTSLQASAGNMSARESREYWRALVRPIPRVASPAAQAGTRFHAWAQRFIDAYGVDEVADMPADDGVAAIAAGGELETRASLIAGLEQAERHPQPEQSATDRKILAWQRRLVEGRWASRRPYAAEEQIVVAIPELGDRIVNGKLDAVFYGGLDETDATKRFTIVDWKTGKRPMTPEDIDRKLAQLDMYRLMFAQMKGIPLDSIDATLYYVSVASEDRREEHAKPKSKPEILKELNAGIPVSGDED